TCGCGGGATGGCCGTGCCACGCTGATTATTGCGGAAATGCTCGATGAGGATCAGGCGGAGGCCACCTATACCCGACTGCAAAAACTCATCGAGCAGGCCCCTCACGTGGACGGTGTTACCCTGCATCTTGCTGGAGAAGGAGCAGTAGCGGGGTTCCTCGGCAGTTACATCGACAGTGATGCCGGACGTCTCAATCCCATTGCCGGACTTATCATCACGCTTATCATCGCTCTCGCCTTCCGGCGGCTGGCACCGGCGTTACTGGCAAACGTCATTATCGCCGCATCCGTTCTCACCACCTTGAGCATTATGGCCGTCAGCAAGACCCCCTTCTATGTCATCACCAATGCGCTACCGGTGATATTGATTGGAATTTCCGTAGCCGACGCCATCCATATATTCAGTCGCTATTACGAGTTACAGCTCGACAAACCCGAAACGGCACGCAGCGAACTGGTCATTGAGACTATGTTGGATATGTGGCGACCGATAACCCTGACGACCCTCACCACCATTGCTGGCTTTGTCGGGCTGTATTTCGCTTCCAATATGCCGCCATTCAAATATATGGGGCTATTCACCGCGCTTGGCGTAACCATCGCGTGGCTGTTTTCCATGTTATTCCTGCCTGCTGCACTGACCTGGTTGCAGCCAAAAGTGAGCGCAGGTTTTCTTCACAGCCGACATCGGAGAAATGAGCTTTTTGCCTCAATGATGCAGAAGCTGGGCGGGCTGGGTATCCGCCACCCTGGCTTGACCCTGGGCACGGGAGTTGCGATGGCACTGACAGGATTTATCGCCGCCAGCCAGTTAAAGGTCGACGAAGATCGTATCGAAACCTTCCACCACAGCGAACCCATTTATCAGGCGGATCGAGCGATCAACACGTATTTCGATGGCAGCAACAACCTCGACATTGTGATCGAAACCGATAGCAATGAGGGGCTTTTTGCACCGGAAGTTCTACAGAAAATGCAGGCATTGCAGACATACGCGCTGAGCCTCCCACACGTCAATAACGCGACCTCCATCGTGGATTACCTGAAACAGATGAACCGGGTATTGCAAGATGGACAGCGCGATGCTTACCGGCTGCCTGAAACCCGTGAAGCGGTCGCTCAGTATTTTTTACTGTACTCCGCCTCCAGCGATCCCACGGATTTTGAGGAGGAAGTGGACTACGATTACCGGCAGGCCAATATTCGCCTTCTACTTGATAGTGCGGCCTACCGCCACACAAGGCCTGTGGTTGAAAGTTTGCAACGCTTCATTGAGCAAAACTTCAACGAGCCGGGACTTAGTGCCACACTCAGTGGGCGGGTAACGGTAAATTACCACTGGATTCGCGGCATCGGCGATACCCACTTTTACAGCCTGCTGATTGCTCTGGTACTGGTATGGTTGGTCGCGGCCCTGCTGTTCCGGTCTGCGCTGGCCGGAGTTTACGCCCTGCTTCCGGTATGCGCTTCCATCCTGTTGATTTACTCCACCATGGCCATGACCGGGATTTCACTGGGTATCGGTACATCCATGTTTGCCAGCGTCGCCATTGGTCTGGGGGTTGATTTCGCCATCCATACCCTCGACCGGATCAAGAGTCGACTGCAAATACTGGCCACTACACAGCACACAATAACTGCAGACGAATTGGATCGGGAGCTACTGGCCATATTCCCGACGACGGGTCGAGCACTGCTGTTCAATTTCCTCGCCATTGCCTGCGGTTTTGGCGTGCTCATGTCCAGCAAAGTAGTGCCGCTCAACAACTTTGGCACCATTGTCGCGCTGGCGGTGACGACCAGTTTTATCGCCAGTGTCATGTTGCTGCCGGCAATGATCAAACTGTTCAGACCCCGCTTCGCCCTGGGCTCGCTCTCAATAGCCGAGCATTCTGGTTATGGTGCCAAGGCCACAGCGAACCCTGCAGACATGGGCCGGCTTTTGAGCGTGCTATTCGGCGCACTGGTACTCAGTGGCGGCCTCTCCATTGCCTCTCCGAACGCCGTTGCAGAAATCTCCTTGGAAAATAGCTGGCCAGATACCCAATGGATCGTGGATCAGGTAAACGGTCGGGATGACGGCGAGCAGGTAAGCCGCACCCTCACCATGACGTTGACCGATCGCAATGGAAAGCAACGGGTACGAGAGACACGGGGTTTCCGCAAGTACTATGACAAGGAAAAGCGCTCGGTGCTGTTTTACACCAGCCCCAGCATCGTCAAAGACACGGCGTTTCTTACCTATGACTATCCCCAGGCAGAGAATCGCGACGATGACCAATGGCTGTACCTGCCGGCACTGCGCAAAGTGCGAAGGATTTCTGCCTCCGACCGTGGCGATCACTTTCTCGGTACCGACTTCACCTATGAGGACATAAAAAAGGAGGGGCGGATGGAACCCGCAGATTTCGCCTACAAGGTCGTAGGGAAGGAAACCGCCAACAACCGCGATCTCTTCCATATGGAGGGCGTACCGCATACCCAGTCGATCGCCGAGGAACTGGGTTACGGCCGCACGGAGCTCTGGGTAGACAGCCAGTGGTGGATTGTGGTCAAAGCGCAATTCTGGGATATACGTGGCAACCTGCTGAAATCCCTGCAAGTAAAAGACATTCGCCCCGTCGACGGCATCCTTACCCGTCATACCATGATTATGGACAACCACAAGACCGGCCATCGAAGTGAATTCGTGTTCAGCGATGTAGACTACCTGACTCCCGTCGACGACAGTCTGTTCCGTCAGCGGAGTCTGGGGCGGGGATTCTGACCATGCCCTGTACGCCACAACCGCACCAGTGCTTTCATTCTTCACTCCTCGCAGGCGGGCTCATCCTGAGCTCGCCGATACTCGCCGAAACCGGTGCGCTCGAAAACCTGTCCGGCCAATGGCAACTGGAGTGGGCGGGTAATAAGCAACACAGCCAAAAGCTGGAAGGACAGCTGCAACTGGAGTGGGAGCACCGTTTCAACCGGGGAGTCCTGGACAATACCGCTGTCACAGCCATCGGCCGCCTGCGGTTGGATGCAGAAGATCATCTGTCACTGGATGCCGAAAGTCCGAACTTCAGCCCCGCAAGCAAACCGCTCACCAAGACCGCGCATCGACAACTGGAACTGCGGGAACTGTATCTTGATACCGAGTGGTTTGGCTTGTACTGGCGACTCGGCAAGCAGCAGGTGGTTTGGGGACAGGCCGATGGGCTGAAGGTTCTCGACGTAGTGACGCCACAGAGTTACCGGGAATTCATCCTTGACGAATTCGACGATTCCCGTATCTCTCTATGGATGATCAACGTGGAACGGGAAATCACCGAAAACGCCAGCCTGCAATTTCTATGGATTCCGGACACCACTTATCACGAACTCGCTGAACCCGGTACGATCTACCAAATTACAAGCCCACTCCGCACCCCCTCCCCCCTCAGCGTACAACAGCACGTAGGCACTATCGTCAGCTACCCGGCCGACAAACCAGAGCATTGGCTACAGGACAGCGATGCAGGCTTGCGCTATACGCAATTCTGGCGCGGCTGGGACATTTCCCTGAATTATCTCTACCACTACCGTGACTTTTACGTGCCCTATCACTCTCTGTCACAACCGACCTCAGAAACAGGCGCTACACTATCTATTTTTCCTCAGTACGAACGCGCGCACCTGCTTGGAGGAACCGCCAGCAACGCCTTCGGCAACCTCACATTGCGTACGGAAATCGGCTGGTACAATCACAGTTACCAGATTGCGGCCTATCGCAATGACAACCCGGGGGAAGACAATCAGGGAATTGAAGAGAGTCCGGAACTGAGTTCCGTCATCGGTCTGGACTGGCAGGGATTTAGCGATTCCCTGATCAGCCTGCAGTGGTTCCAGAGCTTGATGACGGACTACCACCCTGGAATGATCCGCGATCGCAGCGAACAGACGCTGAGCGTTCTATTGGAGCGTCAATACGCCCAATCCACCTGGACCTTCAGCCTGCAAGGGCTCTACTCCCTCAATCGCAACGATCAACTGTGGCGCCCCAGGATCAGCTATCTCTGGCTAAGTGATCTGGAAGTCTGGATTGGCGGGGAAATATTTGATGGCACACCTGAGGGGCTGTATGGCCAGTTCGACGGCAACGATCGATTCACCATAGGTTTTGAATGGGGGATTTGAATGGAGAAATTAGCCGGAAATCCACACAGTAGATAAAATCGCTCCCGTGAACCGCCGTAAACCGGTTCCATGGGAGCGCTCTCAAGCCAAAGGATTCCCGTGCTCAGGAGCGCACAGCCGCTCAAAAGGTATACGTCAACGCAGCAAAGCTTTTGAATACGTAACCATCGTCGACAATTGGACTTGCCTTGATCTCATCGCCCAGATATTCCGCACTCACATTGAGTACCATGCGCCAGTGCTCAGTAATCTCGAACATCCCCCCAATACCAACATCTACGGTCACTGTACTACCCACATCGTAGGCCGGCCTTACCGCAGTGGCCGCCCAGCCCGGAACGCCGAAGTCGTAATTTGCCAGCCCCCTACTCAGCCAGTTCACACCAATTGATGGTCCCCAGCTGAGATTGCCGGTTTGAAATCCTTTGGACAGGCTGAGCTGCGCCTCGCCCCCGCCGATTCGGTCGAGTACGTCGTGTTGATAGCGAAAATCCACATCGAAACGATTGGGGCCGTCATAGACCAGACCAACACCCGCCATCAGGGTATTCTCCCGGTCTCCCAGGCCCATGAGTATCGGGCTATCAACTTCCTCATAGGCGCCCACCCGATAACTGGCATTGACCGCGAGCCGAAACCGATCACTCCCCAGTAGTCCATAGCGCAGGCTCGGCCCGACCCACTGCAGGCGCTCGCCAAAGTAGGTAATTGCCGGAATCACCTGCACCACACTGCTGTCGGAGCCCACATAAGGACTGCTGCGCCCGATAACGCCGATCCCCAGGCCCCACTGCCCGGACTCGCCAAGCACGTCATACAGCTCGATATCGACACGGTGCACGCCATCTTCTGACACTGCAAAACTTGCCCGCTGGAAACTCGGCGGCCCCTTGGGACGATAGTTGTTCGACAGACCGATAGGCTCCTTTGGAATCCCGATAAACGTTCTATCGAGCGCGCGATTCTCGTTTTCATCGACGTAGACAAGCAGTGCTATATCCCCGGCGGGAATGCGGTCCAACCGATATACGCCATTCGAACTTACCGCCAAACGGGTCTCTACCATTGGACTGCGAAAATCACCAAACGCATCGGGATTATCGTAAACCTGAAAAACCAGCACCCCTCTCAAGGGAGAATTCTTCAGTTGTACCTCCAGTTCGGCGCCCGATACGCGGGCGATGCAAAGCAGCGCAACAACAATACCCACGGCACATTTCACAACACTCATCGGGACTTTCACTTTTTTAGCAATACAGTTCTCCTACACTACGCAAAATTTCTCCGTTGGATCACCCCAAATTTCAAGTTCCCCTAAAACAAAACGGGCAGCCAGATGGCTGCCCGTTTTCGTTATCAACGTGAAAATCCGCGTGGTGCCGTTCAGTTAACCCGCCCCAGGTTCATCACCTTATTCCAGGCATTCACGAAATCATTGACAAATGCCTGTCCGGAATCGTCCATCGCGTAGTACTCAGCAACAGCCCTCAATTCAGAATTGGAACCAAAGATTAGGTCTACCGGTGTGGCAGTCCACTTGACCTTGCCGGATTTTCGGTCTTTCCCTTCATAAATGCCCTCGCCCTTAGACGATTTCGCCCACTCGTTATCCATACTCAGGAGATTGACAAAAAAGTCGTTGGTCAGGGTTCCCGGCTTGTCGGTGAACACACCGTGCTTTGAATTCCCGGAGTTCGCCCCCAGTGCGCGCATCCCACCGATAAGCACCGTCATTTCAGGCACGGTAAGCGTCAACAGATCAGCGCGATCCACCAGCATTTTGGCCGGCGGGACAGAGTTGTCCTTGCCGTAGTAATTGCGGAAGCCATCTGCTCTCGGCTCAAGCCAGCCAAACGATTCTACATCGGTCATTTCCGCGGTGGCGTCTGTGCGGCCCGGCTTGAATGGGACATGGATGTTTTTCCCGGCCTTCTTGGCCGCCTGCTCGATGGCCGCATTACCTGCCACAACAATCGTGTCTGCGAGAGAGACCTGCTTGCCGCCACCAAGCGACTTATTAAAGTCCTGCTGAATGGCTTGCAGCTTACCCAGCACTTTTGTCAGCTCCTGAGGGTCATTTACCGGCCAGTCTTTCTGTGGCTCCAGCCGAATGCGCGCGCCATTCGCACCGCCGCGCATATCGGAACCGCGGAAAGTTGAGGCCGAAGCCCAGGCCGTCCGCACAAGCTCAGGAACCGTCAATCCGGAGGCGAGAATTTTGCCTTTCAGGGCTAAAACGTCACGCTCATCCACCATCTTGTAATCGGCTGCCGGAACAGGGTCTTGCCACAGCAGATCTTCTTTCGGTATCTCCGGCCCCAGATAACGAGCTTTGGGCCCCATATCCCGGTGAGTGAGTTTGAACCAGGCCCTTGCGAAGGCATCTTCCAGTTCCTTCGGGTTGTCCTTGAAGCGCTCAGAAATCTTGCGGTAGGCAGGGTCTTCCTTTAAGGACAAGTCCGTCGTCAGCATGATCGGGGCATGCCGTTTATCCTTGAGATGCGCATCCGGTACCATATTGGCGGCATTGGGGTCTGTGGGTATCCAGACGGTGCCACCGCCAGGTCCCTTGCTTTTCGTCCACTCGAATCGGTATAGATTGTCCAGGAAGTTGTGGCTCCACTGCGCCGGCGTGATCGTCCAGGCGCCTTCGAGACCGCTGGTGAAGGTATCCTCAGCGTTCCCCTTGCCACATTTGTTTTTCCAGCCGAAGTCCTGCTGCTCGATCGGGGCGGCGGCCGGCTCTTTACCGACACAGTCCGCCTTAACCGCGCCGTGGGTCTTACCGAACGCGTGTCCCCCGGCAATCAACGCGACGGTCTCCTCGTCGTTCATGGCCATACGACCGAACGAGAGGCGAATTTTTTCTGCTGCCAATTTGGGATCGAGACTATGCCCGGGTCCTTCCGGGTTTA
This is a stretch of genomic DNA from Microbulbifer bruguierae. It encodes these proteins:
- a CDS encoding outer membrane lipoprotein-sorting protein, which encodes MTHPNSAVTAYFRFVRRYPKTLVLISLVALIALCSSLPQLTKDTRGDAFMDPGNPALIYRDKVKQQFGLSDPYVIAVITEQDHGVYAPPVLELVEWLSDKSRELENIDPDRVVSLATENNIQGSTSGMEVTPFFDPRPTTKEQSDRLRQAIEDFPLYQGKLVSRDGRATLIIAEMLDEDQAEATYTRLQKLIEQAPHVDGVTLHLAGEGAVAGFLGSYIDSDAGRLNPIAGLIITLIIALAFRRLAPALLANVIIAASVLTTLSIMAVSKTPFYVITNALPVILIGISVADAIHIFSRYYELQLDKPETARSELVIETMLDMWRPITLTTLTTIAGFVGLYFASNMPPFKYMGLFTALGVTIAWLFSMLFLPAALTWLQPKVSAGFLHSRHRRNELFASMMQKLGGLGIRHPGLTLGTGVAMALTGFIAASQLKVDEDRIETFHHSEPIYQADRAINTYFDGSNNLDIVIETDSNEGLFAPEVLQKMQALQTYALSLPHVNNATSIVDYLKQMNRVLQDGQRDAYRLPETREAVAQYFLLYSASSDPTDFEEEVDYDYRQANIRLLLDSAAYRHTRPVVESLQRFIEQNFNEPGLSATLSGRVTVNYHWIRGIGDTHFYSLLIALVLVWLVAALLFRSALAGVYALLPVCASILLIYSTMAMTGISLGIGTSMFASVAIGLGVDFAIHTLDRIKSRLQILATTQHTITADELDRELLAIFPTTGRALLFNFLAIACGFGVLMSSKVVPLNNFGTIVALAVTTSFIASVMLLPAMIKLFRPRFALGSLSIAEHSGYGAKATANPADMGRLLSVLFGALVLSGGLSIASPNAVAEISLENSWPDTQWIVDQVNGRDDGEQVSRTLTMTLTDRNGKQRVRETRGFRKYYDKEKRSVLFYTSPSIVKDTAFLTYDYPQAENRDDDQWLYLPALRKVRRISASDRGDHFLGTDFTYEDIKKEGRMEPADFAYKVVGKETANNRDLFHMEGVPHTQSIAEELGYGRTELWVDSQWWIVVKAQFWDIRGNLLKSLQVKDIRPVDGILTRHTMIMDNHKTGHRSEFVFSDVDYLTPVDDSLFRQRSLGRGF
- a CDS encoding DUF1302 family protein, with the translated sequence MPCTPQPHQCFHSSLLAGGLILSSPILAETGALENLSGQWQLEWAGNKQHSQKLEGQLQLEWEHRFNRGVLDNTAVTAIGRLRLDAEDHLSLDAESPNFSPASKPLTKTAHRQLELRELYLDTEWFGLYWRLGKQQVVWGQADGLKVLDVVTPQSYREFILDEFDDSRISLWMINVEREITENASLQFLWIPDTTYHELAEPGTIYQITSPLRTPSPLSVQQHVGTIVSYPADKPEHWLQDSDAGLRYTQFWRGWDISLNYLYHYRDFYVPYHSLSQPTSETGATLSIFPQYERAHLLGGTASNAFGNLTLRTEIGWYNHSYQIAAYRNDNPGEDNQGIEESPELSSVIGLDWQGFSDSLISLQWFQSLMTDYHPGMIRDRSEQTLSVLLERQYAQSTWTFSLQGLYSLNRNDQLWRPRISYLWLSDLEVWIGGEIFDGTPEGLYGQFDGNDRFTIGFEWGI
- a CDS encoding MipA/OmpV family protein, translating into MSVVKCAVGIVVALLCIARVSGAELEVQLKNSPLRGVLVFQVYDNPDAFGDFRSPMVETRLAVSSNGVYRLDRIPAGDIALLVYVDENENRALDRTFIGIPKEPIGLSNNYRPKGPPSFQRASFAVSEDGVHRVDIELYDVLGESGQWGLGIGVIGRSSPYVGSDSSVVQVIPAITYFGERLQWVGPSLRYGLLGSDRFRLAVNASYRVGAYEEVDSPILMGLGDRENTLMAGVGLVYDGPNRFDVDFRYQHDVLDRIGGGEAQLSLSKGFQTGNLSWGPSIGVNWLSRGLANYDFGVPGWAATAVRPAYDVGSTVTVDVGIGGMFEITEHWRMVLNVSAEYLGDEIKASPIVDDGYVFKSFAALTYTF
- the katG gene encoding catalase/peroxidase HPI, with the protein product MSKKAIPLCAAIAITAAALSASVSIQAQDKPMDGAPQPGEPKSNQFWWPDQLDLSPLRDHAKSSNPMGDDFDYAKAFNSLDLNAVKKDIAQVLKTSQDWWPADYGNYGPLMIRMAWHAAGTYRVGDGRGGAGGGQQRFDPLNSWPDNVSLDKARRLLWPIKQKYGKAISWADLMILTGNVSLETMGFKTFGFAGGRQDDWEPELVYWGPETQMLDYEKRFKGKNLDRQLAATVMGLIYVNPEGPGHSLDPKLAAEKIRLSFGRMAMNDEETVALIAGGHAFGKTHGAVKADCVGKEPAAAPIEQQDFGWKNKCGKGNAEDTFTSGLEGAWTITPAQWSHNFLDNLYRFEWTKSKGPGGGTVWIPTDPNAANMVPDAHLKDKRHAPIMLTTDLSLKEDPAYRKISERFKDNPKELEDAFARAWFKLTHRDMGPKARYLGPEIPKEDLLWQDPVPAADYKMVDERDVLALKGKILASGLTVPELVRTAWASASTFRGSDMRGGANGARIRLEPQKDWPVNDPQELTKVLGKLQAIQQDFNKSLGGGKQVSLADTIVVAGNAAIEQAAKKAGKNIHVPFKPGRTDATAEMTDVESFGWLEPRADGFRNYYGKDNSVPPAKMLVDRADLLTLTVPEMTVLIGGMRALGANSGNSKHGVFTDKPGTLTNDFFVNLLSMDNEWAKSSKGEGIYEGKDRKSGKVKWTATPVDLIFGSNSELRAVAEYYAMDDSGQAFVNDFVNAWNKVMNLGRVN